One window from the genome of Bacillus rossius redtenbacheri isolate Brsri chromosome 17, Brsri_v3, whole genome shotgun sequence encodes:
- the LOC134540695 gene encoding fatty acyl-CoA reductase wat-like yields the protein MPSKEPEMGTPVQEFYRDTSVLVTGGTGFMGKVLMERLLRCCPALRQVFLIIRSKKGVDVDSRAEELFNDTLFDKLKQEVPKFRHKVTVVSGDCSLPQLGLSEADRQRLAREVDVVFHGAATVRFDEPLGVAMDINVFGTQHILQLAKDMPRLKVCLTLPDIPPG from the exons ATGCCCTCGAAGGAGCCGGAGATGGGCACGCCCGTGCAGGAGTTCTACCGGGACACGAGCGTGCTGGTGACGGGCGGCACGGGCTTCATGGGCAAGGTGCTGATGGAGCGGCTGCTGCGCTGCTGCCCTGCTCTGAGGCAGGTGTTCCTCATCATCCGCAGCAAGAAGGGCGTCGACGTGGACAGCCGCGCCGAGGAGCTCTTCAATGACACG CTGTTCGACAAGCTGAAGCAGGAGGTGCCCAAGTTCCGGCACAAGGTGACGGTGGTGTCCGGAGACTGCTCGCTGCCGCAGCTCGGTCTGTCCGAAGCGGACCGCCAGCGGCTAGCACGGGAGGTGGACGTGGTGTTCCACGGCGCCGCCACGGTGCGCTTCGACGAGCCGCTCGGGGTCGCCATGGACATCAACGTGTTCGGCACCCAGCACATCCTGCAGCTGGCCAAGGACATGCCGCGCCTCAAGGTGTGCCTCACGCTCCCCGACATTCCTCCTGGTTGA